In one window of Primulina tabacum isolate GXHZ01 chromosome 8, ASM2559414v2, whole genome shotgun sequence DNA:
- the LOC142554796 gene encoding uncharacterized protein LOC142554796, translating into MEADFWRQKAACHWLEDGERNTKLFHNMVKKKRVANKIFRIWDNGVFLTSPELIQQSGASFFQHLLTGDPSALASPDFSGFPSVISAVENEGIVVTPSLEKVRATVFSIHPDSVAGPDGFSSAFFQHCWEIVHQDVFDAVLDFFRGSPLPQGFTATTITLIPKVAGAHAWSDFRPISLCNVTNKIISKLLYSRLRVVAERLISPNQSGFVPGRMISDNILLAQELTHSLTLPTRGGNVILKLDMAKAYDRVQWPFLFEVMRHFGFSERVVEMVSACISYCHFSVNINGSLSGFFGSTRGLRQGDPLSPMLFILGAEHLSRGLDRLYLQHPELRYRSGCDILISHLAYADYVIIFANGGSRSLRRLMGLLHHYENCSGQLVNAVKSSVILPPRCSERLRSRILRITRFAEGHLPLKYLGVPLFRGNRVCSLFEHLLQSVRRKLEGWEIRTLSPGSRITLIRSVLLSMPIYLFQVVQPPLAVMEKLELVFNAFFWGSRTLEKKWHWAKWSRACLPVMEGGLGFRRLKDLVDSFSIKLWFRFRQGSSLWARFLLRKYCQMDAPASVLPRGLISPTWRRLLRIRPRAEPGIRWRVGLGDVSFWDDIWFGDTALSSQCEVRGGRDVRVFHFLSEGAWDFDLLCAVVAPSVAEAITLTPIAFGEPDLALWIHSSDGAFSIRSAWELVRLRDPVSDILTPCWGRWLRPTMSFFLFRFWHQWLPLEDMLQRRGFELASRCQCCDMSETFTHVFIDGPIARYVWHFFGAIFRVRIPCTGDLRLFLSAWKRNLHWAPGGHVKEFLPFIVLWFLWMARNDAKHRQLRISGETVKSQILSYLRLAHAAFIVKPKHWLGAFEAARSLGIFVAFQRTHRLAIVRWLCPPPGCFKLNVDGSSRGNPGESSVGGVVRDSSGRVVLSFSEFIGVGTNVRAELWAVLSLWSALFLWIWVDSRTFSIGAFIWTTLFSGGRSLQASPWPPLSIFCVLLPGFMVALDDLSQWFLWPRAPFMSGFICSLLLLRALVALHVISWLPLISTFQSRLDL; encoded by the exons atggaggcggatttttggagaCAGAAAGCTGCTTGCCACtggttagaggatggtgagaggaacaccaaactctttcacAACATGGTGAAGAAGAAAAGGGTGGCGAATAAGATTTTCCGCATCTGGGATAATGGGGTATTCCTGACGTCTCCTGAGTTGATTCAGCAGTCGGGAGCCTCGTTTTTCCAGCATTTGCTTACTGGTGACCCCTCTGCGCTTGCgagtcctgatttttcgggctTCCCCTCCGTTATCTCTGCTGTGGAGAATGAGGGTATTGTTGTGACCCCTTCTTTGGAGAAGGTTCGTGCGACCGTCTTCTCCATACATCCTGATAGTGTGGCTGGGCCTGATGGCTTCTCCTCggcgttctttcagcattgtTGGGAGATTgttcatcaggatgtttttgatgcTGTCCTGGATTTTTTCAGGGGTTCTCCCCTCCCCCAGGGTTTTACCGCCACCACAATCACTCTGATCCCCAAAGTCGCGGGTGCTCATGCTTGGTCGGACTTCCGTCCGATTAGTCTGTGCAATGTCACTAATAAGATCATCTCTAAGCTGTTGTACTCTCGGCTGAGGGTTGTGGCGGAGAGACTTATTTCaccgaatcagagtggcttcgttCCGGGTCGGATGATCTCCGATAATATTCTCCTAgcccaggagctcactcacagtCTCACTCTCCCCACTCGTGGCGGTAATGTTATcctgaagttggatatggccaaggcctatgaCAGGGTCCAGTGGCCTTTCCTCTTCGAGGTTATGAGACACTTTGGTTTCTCGGAGCGGGTTGTGGAGATGGTCTCGGCTTGCATATCttattgtcatttctccgtgaacatCAATGGCTCTCTCTCGGGGTTCTTTGGTTCCACTAGAGGCCTCAGACAGGGCGATCCCTTGTCCCCCATgcttttcattttgggggcggagCACCTATCGCGCGGCCTTGACCGCctctacctgcagcatcctgAGCTCAGGTACCGCTCTGGTTGTGATATCCTGATTTCCCATCTGGCTTATGCTGATTATGTCATTATTTTCgccaatggtgggtctcgtAGTTTGCGGCGCCTTATGGGTTTACTGCATCATTATGAGAATTGTTCGGGTCAGCTGGTGAACGCTGTCAAAAGTTCTGTTATcttgcctccgaggtgctctgAGCGACTTCGCTCTCGGATTTTGCGCATCACCAGGTTTGCGGAGGGTCATTtgcccctcaagtacctcggagtCCCCTTGTTTAGGGGTAACCGAGTATGTTCCCTTTTTGAGCACCTCCTACAAtctgttcgtaggaagttagagggttgggagatcCGGACGCTCTCTCCGGGTAGCCGCATAACCCTTATCCGCAGTgtgctcctctccatgccgatttatctgtttcaggtggtACAGCCACCGcttgctgtcatggagaagcttgagcTGGTTTTCAACGCTTTTTTCTGGGGGTCGCGGACACTGGAGAAGAAATGGCACTGGGCCAAGTGGTCTCGAGCTTGTCTCCCAGTGATGGAGGGtggtcttggcttccgcagattgaaagatctggtGGATAGCTTTTCTATTAAGTTGTGGTTCCGGTTTCGGCAGGGCTCCTCTCTctgggcgagattccttttACGGAAGTATTGCCAGATGGATGCTCCTGCCTCTGTTCTCCCTCGTGGTTTAATATCCCCCACCTGGCGTCGTCTCCTACGGATCAGACCTCGCGCCGAGCCCGGCATTCGCTGGCGCGTTGGCCTTGGAGACGTGTCCTTTTGGGATGACATATGGTTTGGGGATACTGCTCTGTCCAGCCAGTGTGAGGTCCGTGGGGGCCGTGATGTTCGGGTTTTTCACTTTTTGTCTGAGGGGGCTTgggatttcgatcttctttgcgCTGTGGTGGCCCCTTCTGTTGCTGAGGCGATTACTTTGACCCCGATTGCCTTTGGCGAGCCTGATTTGGCGCTTTGGATTCACAGTTCTGACGGTGCTTTTTCGATTAGGTCTGCTTGGGAGCTTGTCCGATTGAGAGACCCTGTTTCTGATATCTTGACTCCTTGTTGGGGCCGTTGGTTGAGGCCCACGatgtctttttttctttttagattttggcatcagtggctcccgtTGGAGGATATGCTCCAACGTCGTGGCTTTGAGTTGGCTTCTCGAtgccagtgttgtgatatgtcggAGACATTTACACATGTCTTCATTGATGGCCCGATAGCCCGTTATGTCTGGCATTTCTTTGGGGCCATATTTCGTGTCCGGATCCCCTGCACAGGGGATCTCAGGTTGTTCCTTAGCGCTTGGAAGAGAAATCTTCATTGGGCACCTGGGGGCCACGTCAAGGAGTTTCTGCCCTTCattgttttgtggtttctctggatGGCTCGTaatgatgcgaagcaccgtCAGTTGCGTATTTCTGGGGAGACTGTGaagtctcagattttgtcttatcTGCGTCTTGCCCATGCTGCTTTCATTGTTAAGCCCAAGCACTGGCTTGGTgcctttgaggcggcgagatcGCTGGGAATTTTTGTTGCCTTTCAGCGGACCCATAGGTTAGCGATTGTCCGGTGGCTCTGTCCACCACCTGGGTGCTTTAAGCTGAATGTTGATGGGAGTTCGAGGGGCAATCCTGGGGAGTCGTCTGTCGGTGGTGTTGTGCGTGATTCTTCTGGCAGGGTGGTGCTCTCCTTCAGCGAGTTTATCGGAGTCGGGACCAATGTCCGGGCggagctttgggcg GTACTGTCTCTTTGGAGtgctttgtttctttggatctGGGTGGACTCTCGCACCTTCTCCATTGGTGCTTTTATTTGGACCACCCTGTTCTCTGGCGGTCGCTctctgcaggcttctccttggCCGCCGCTTTCTATATTTTGTGTTCTCTTGCCGGGTTTTATGGTGGCTTTGGATGATCTCTCTCAGTGGTTTCTCTGGCCCAGAGCTCCATTCATGTCGGGATTTATATGTTCTCTGCTTTTGCTACGTGCATTGGTGGCTCTCCATGTTATCTCTTGGCTACCTCTTATATCAACGTTCCAGTCACGCTTGGATTTATGA